The genomic interval AATCGACACCACCGATCGGTCCACGGACCTAATGTCCCGTCACAGCATCATCCCTACTATCCACCTGGTCAAACGCAACCACCTCCACAGCACAACTACCAGGTTCATGCGCGTGAACAGCCGCATAGACCTCCGACGGGCCCTGGCAACCCTTACGATCCGTACGCAACCTATCGCCACCACTATCACGCAGGGACACACCCCATCGAACCCTCTCGTTTGCAGGCACACTCCGTAGGACCGCGCCACTTTCACCAGGAAAGAAGGGATCTATACGGATATTACTATGGAGGCGTTCCTCCGTACGCACCCCAAGCTCGAGGACTGCATACTTTTCCTCCCCGCTCGACCTTTCACTTTAGCGACCAGCATCTTGTCCAGACGCACGGTGACGTGCGAAGCTCTATGGGATCTGCCGAGCCAGAAAGTGCGTATACCGACAGCCAacgcttttccttttcgaattcaCTCAATCGGGCTTCCACTCATCATGTGGAGGGTGGCCTCACACCGTCACCCCCGACGATCCCTCCGCCGCCCCGTACACAAGGAAAAGAGACCACAGCCGAACGTAGCAATCCTGATTCCAAGCCAAGCTCAGGCGAAGGTCCACTACGTGACCGCCAGAATACTCACGACAGTACTTCTCTCAACGGCAGTAGCAAGGACAAATCGCTGTTGGCCGTCCCACAAAAGCAAGACAACGCCGCAAAAATTCTCATGCAATTCCAAACCAAGCCGCCGTACTCGGGTGGTCCTACCACTATTCCGAATCAGCCCTCCATGTCGGAATCGGAGCGCACCACTTCTTCGGCTGCGGAACCGATAGCGGTTCCACCACACCACCCACGACGACTAATACTTCCGTGCGACAGGTCCATTCTCAACGCCCTTCACTGCTTTGTTCGTGAAGAACTGCTGGAAGTGTTTGTGGTCGAAGACACGGCCAAGAATGGGTCGATGGTGGGTCACGTTGGAATGCGTTGCGTCTACTGCGCACAAGTTCGCGAGCGTACCGGTCAAATTGATCCCAAGGAAGCGCCCATGGCCATTTTTTATCCCAAAGCGGTTAGCGAAATCTACCGGCTCGTAACTTCCTGGCAACGTTGCCACGTACGAAGGTGTCACAACATACCACCCGCCCTTCGCAAAAAATGGGAAAAGCTGCGCACAACCGAAAAATCCCGTGGCAAGACGGCCCACTGGACCGACAGTGCCCATGACATTGGCCTCACCAATATATCCTCCCGTGCCGGTGGTATTCGGTTTCTCCCGCCGGATACCGTCGATGACCAGGAAAAATCAGTGGGTATGACCGTGGAAACAGCAGCAGTCACACCGGCTCCGTCGAGCGAGGAGCCCACGGATAGAACCGTAGCCACCCTTTAGTAGCTGACCCAATTGTGTGTGGGAGGGATTTTACCAGGGTCTGTCGTTAACGTGCGACTCCCTTTACATTTGAGCTTTGTAACTACGTCTACAACTATCTACCTTTTCATTCGCTTAGTAAATCAATATTTGGCAAGGCTACGATTACACATGATCCTGTTTCAGGTTTGCTTCGTCCGCATAATCCATGACTTTTCTACACTTGCGTTGCAGAATGCGCAAGGCTTCGGCCACTAGCACCCCGGGTGCGTACATGCCGACACTTTCGACGGAGAAAATAAAGTGATCCGGGATGCGGCTCATCCGTACGGCTTGAGCGAGTTCGGTGTGTCGCATATAGTTGCGACTCATGGTGCAAGCATAGGGATTGCACACACGAGCTTTGCGGGACGTTCCTGCCGGATCCGTTGCGTCGGTCGGTACGATTTCAAAGACGCCGGGCTCGTAAACGTGCACGAGTTCGTCTGCCACCTCATCGTAGACGTCCCGCAACAGTTCAATGTGCGGCATGAGACGGTAGGACGCTGTGGCGACGGGAGAGAATTTTGCGTGGTCCTTGCCCACCCCTACCCGGCCGTGGACTTCCAATTCAATTGATTGTCCCGGTCggagtttggcaatcaagaTATCGTCGTGCATGGCACAAATGTCCTGCAATCGTTCTTCCTGATCGCCTTGCGGGACCCATACTAGGTCTTTGGAATAAACATGTTTGGTGTAGGGTCGCTCTCGAGGAAAGCGGACTTTAGGAGCCTTGCTCGACTGTGCGGCTTCGGCAGCAGCTTGTTCTAGTTCCGTGTCACGGACTACACCATCCTGATCCGCTTCCGCAGCGTCATTGGCATTCTCGTGAGAATCGGCTTTGTGCTTGGCTTTGCCCTTGTTGGGATCTGAGCCGCACGAGACTCCCAAGCGAAAAACGACCGTGTTGCGATCGGTCGGACtgggatcgtcgtcgtcttgttCGTCCAATAAGCGAGCGTCAATCTTCAAGGGAATCAGTCCCAGCCGGTGCGACAACACTTCGTCGTGTATTAGGCTAGAGTTTTCCCACATGTAAATGTTTTCCAACGCCACCGTCGGTACTTCAGCCAAAAGGATTCGCCGCAACGCGTTGACGAAAGACGTGTCAACGTGGAGAAATTCCAAGACCAGTTCGTGCTCGGATGGACGTTCCAGTATGCGCATTTGAAATTTGTTGCTGTTAGTCAATTATCCATAGACAAAAGAGAGATCGTCAGACGACAACCTATGTGACTATCTCATTACACGCTGTTTCTGATCACTATGAGCGTACCGAAAATGATCTAGATATTCCTGAGGTGACACTAGCGTATCTTGGTAGTGATTTTGGGAATGTTCAAATTCGACACCCGCTTTTTTTACGCGGTAGGTTCCGCCATCACTCGACACCATGGCAAAGAAAAGTGCTCTCGACACGGCTCACTATGGACACAATGATATATTGTGTGTCAAAATATGGGAATGCAAAACGTTGACTCTTTCCGCAACGTAGTGTACAGTGTCTCTAGATAGAGATAGGTATAAGTTTGGTCGGCCGCGAGCCCATGGTCCAGCTCGAGCGACCGAAATCCGTTTCCGTTTTGGTTGGATGGCCGTCGACCGTCGTCCGAAAGGGAACCGGATCGGAGACGATATTGTGATTGTTTGTCGTTTTGATATCTGAGCGGTTATCGTATATATAGGACACTTTGTATCATGACAAAAAGAGATAGGCAACTTCAGTACCGACATCAAAAGAGAGTGCATATATATTCGTAAATGTCGATTGCTTTGTGTCCAAATGGAATTCTTTATAGTCAGCTTATATAGTAGGGTATATATGTTTCATACCGGACACAGCACAAGGAACGGTCCCATACTTCATTCCGGCACAGAATGACCAAATGCATCCTTATTGAGAGTTCAGATTTACCGCGTTGTCAGGAACTACTCAAGAGAAATTTCTATTTGGTGCGCTTCGATGCTTGCCTAGGTGTGAGTTCGAATGAGCATCATTGGCTCTAGATTGACCCGTCGGAGAGCGGCGCGTTTTCAGAGCGAACAAAAGTatgttttgtttttgctCATGCTCGCCGCCCTGACCTTTTGGCGGGTCAAGCGTATCAACTACGGTACGAATATAGACGCCACAATTGCAACGTCCGATCTTTTTCTGCTTCCCATGTCGCTGTGGAAA from Phaeodactylum tricornutum CCAP 1055/1 chromosome 11, complete sequence carries:
- a CDS encoding predicted protein, coding for MGSPHWHEMHDQNHSNNSAKSMQTNNNPNTNNPWFTPHQNRYRGERHRAEAPTAPNELGSYPPLHGSGSSAPSYEHRSHDIPMSDSRSPSDASPADLSPYAANQSPPSNEHHSMGGQMHPHYNPYQAPSNGYPTESYPPRDTQQTQYPSHQAYPGVHSNHYNPNRPPLEFAYPYHQEDEAAPNRHHRSVHGPNVPSQHHPYYPPGQTQPPPQHNYQVHAREQPHRPPTGPGNPYDPYATYRHHYHAGTHPIEPSRLQAHSVGPRHFHQERRDLYGYYYGGVPPYAPQARGLHTFPPRSTFHFSDQHLVQTHGDVRSSMGSAEPESAYTDSQRFSFSNSLNRASTHHVEGGLTPSPPTIPPPPRTQGKETTAERSNPDSKPSSGEGPLRDRQNTHDSTSLNGSSKDKSLLAVPQKQDNAAKILMQFQTKPPYSGGPTTIPNQPSMSESERTTSSAAEPIAVPPHHPRRLILPCDRSILNALHCFVREELLEVFVVEDTAKNGSMVGHVGMRCVYCAQVRERTGQIDPKEAPMAIFYPKAVSEIYRLVTSWQRCHVRRCHNIPPALRKKWEKLRTTEKSRGKTAHWTDSAHDIGLTNISSRAGGIRFLPPDTVDDQEKSVGMTVETAAVTPAPSSEEPTDRTVATL
- the RNAP-II_1 gene encoding predicted protein (RNA polymerase II (36 kDa polypeptide B subunit 3)), with the protein product MRILERPSEHELVLEFLHVDTSFVNALRRILLAEVPTVALENIYMWENSSLIHDEVLSHRLGLIPLKIDARLLDEQDDDDPSPTDRNTVVFRLGVSCGSDPNKGKAKHKADSHENANDAAEADQDERPYTKHVYSKDLVWVPQGDQEERLQDICAMHDDILIAKLRPGQSIELEVHGRVGVGKDHAKFSPVATASYRLMPHIELLRDVYDEVADELVHVYEPGVFEIVPTDATDPAGTSRKARVCNPYACTMSRNYMRHTELAQAVRMSRIPDHFIFSVESVGMYAPGVLVAEALRILQRKCRKVMDYADEANLKQDHV